One Saccharomycodes ludwigii strain NBRC 1722 chromosome VI, whole genome shotgun sequence DNA segment encodes these proteins:
- the HER2 gene encoding glutamyl-tRNA(Gln) amidotransferase subunit HER2 (similar to Saccharomyces cerevisiae YMR293C | HER2 | Hmg2p ER Remodeling), which yields MNKNRLINKVKEISTLQKKYNLFTSINKNIEQQLCLNNAQNKQLSGLLGAIKDNIVTKDFDTTCASEILKGYKSPFDSTVVSILKNNGATILGKTNLDEFGMGSAGFNSVYGPTLNPIYPNEKRVAGGSSSGSAAAVSCDLADFSLGTDTGGSVRLPASYTHVLGFKPSYGRISRYGVVAYAQSLDTVGILAKDINILDKIFRLLDKFDQKDPTSLSNELRTKIEEKNADSEKQIKIGLVNELKQESVPDLFHDVLLDVLRKLHKRRMSVFSVSIPSVKYSLPIYYTLAPAEAASNLSRYDGIRYGKRDKDSDLCDDTLFAPTRAEFGEEVKNRIILGNHNLCSDSFKNNYLKAQQLRVQLIDEFDSIFRSYNVLTKNKNNFEKGVDFLICLTAMNKAPKLTDVLSKYKQSSLKSYINDVFTVPMSLAGLPTISVPIKNTEVSIQIVGQYGDDYKVLEMAKTIMSL from the coding sequence ATGAATAAAAACAGGCTAATTAATAAAGTAAAGGAAATATCAacattacaaaaaaagtataaccTTTTTACgagtattaataaaaatatagaacAACAATTATGTTTAAATAATGCCCAAAATAAACAACTTAGTGGATTATTAGGTGCAATTAAGGACAACATTGTTACTAAAGATTTTGATACAACTTGTGCTTCTGAAATTTTGAAAGGGTACAAATCTCCTTTTGATTCAACGGTAGTAagcattttaaaaaataacggTGCTACTATTTTAGGTAAAACCAATTTAGATGAGTTTGGTATGGGTTCAGCCGGTTTTAATTCTGTATATGGACCAACATTAAATCCAATATACCCCAACGAAAAGAGAGTTGCTGGTGGATCCTCCTCCGGTAGTGCAGCTGCTGTTAGTTGTGATTTGGCCGATTTTAGTTTAGGAACGGATACAGGTGGATCCGTTAGGCTACCAGCATCTTACACTCATGTATTGGGATTCAAACCTTCTTACGGCAGGATATCTAGATATGGAGTGGTGGCATATGCTCAAAGTTTGGATACAGTTGGTATTTTGGCAAAAGATATTAACATCttggataaaatatttaggCTATTAGACAAGTTTGACCAAAAAGATCCAACATCTTTATCAAATGAATTGAGAACAAAAATTGAAGAGAAAAACGCTGACAGTGAAAagcaaattaaaattggCTTGGTTAATGAATTGAAACAAGAATCTGTCCCGGATCTATTTCATGATGTTTTACTTGATGTACTCAGAAAGCTACATAAACGAAGAATGTCCGTTTTTTCGGTGTCTATTCCATCGGTTAAATACTCTCTACCGATATATTATACTTTAGCCCCTGCTGAAGCTGCTTCCAACCTATCTAGGTATGATGGAATTAGATATGGTAAAAGAGATAAAGACAGTGATTTGTGTGATGACACTTTATTTGCACCCACCAGAGCTGAATTTGGTGAAGAggttaaaaatagaattatTTTGGGTAATCATAATTTGTGTTCTGATTCGTTTAAGAATAACTATCTTAAAGCACAACAATTAAGAGTTCAATTGATAGATGAATTTGACTCTATATTTAGATCCTATAATGTtttaactaaaaataaaaataattttgaaaagggtgttgattttttaatttgctTAACAGCAATGAATAAGGCTCCCAAATTAACGGAtgttttatcaaaatataaGCAAAGTTCACTAAAGTCCTATATTAATGATGTATTTACAGTACCTATGTCATTAGCTGGTTTACCAACTATTTCTGTTCCGATCAAAAATACTGAAGTTAGCATTCAAATTGTAGGTCAGTATGGTGATGATTATAAGGTTTTGGAAATGGccaaaacaataatgaGCTTGTAa
- the JNM1 gene encoding Jnm1p (similar to Saccharomyces cerevisiae YMR294W | JNM1 | Just Nuclear Migration), with translation MNKNDVKDLVDISLEADSKVYEVKSSSSSNHVISIANSKDSIIDYGNSVKVFETKKTEESLEQKMARIKRELESLSEIVGETKISSLLDLYNKLTINNNVEFTEIHNKIGFDDNNEDERELKNIKLPSTIQFDYECTRIFSSLEKRVTKLEQLVGYDATMLKNHETITSKINTLYRKLELIGDNKQTMLDKFSERMKKLNTDYEDSLMRRSADINSEVEKDLKDKMVNREDKIDELYSFYQSVQNYDEVLPKLVKRLENLNALSMKLDDSSEVILSLNDKIEWLEEQCNAWQSTVEMLETARERSEGQEQK, from the coding sequence ATGAACAAAAATGATGTAAAAGATTTAGTGGATATTTCCCTGGAGGCAGATTCAAAAGTTTATGAAGTAaaatcttcatcttcatctaaTCATGTAATATCAATTGCAAACTCAAAAGATTCTATCATAGATTATGGTAATTCAGTTAAAGTatttgaaacaaaaaaaactgaaGAAAGTTTAGAACAAAAAATGGCTCgaataaaaagagaattGGAATCATTATCAGAAATAGTGGgagaaacaaaaatatcatcttTGTTGGATTTGTATAACAAGCTAACCATAAATAACAACGTTGAATTTACTGaaatacataataaaataggctttgatgataataatgaagatgaaagggaacttaaaaatataaaattaccAAGTACCATACAATTTGACTATGAATGTACCCGTATCTTTTCAAGTTTAGAGAAAAGAGTAACAAAATTAGAACAGCTTGTAGGTTATGATGCAACTATGTTGAAAAATCATGAAACTATAACAAGTAAAATTAATACTTTATATCGAAAATTAGAACTGATAGGagataataaacaaactaTGTTGGATAAATTTTCTGAAAGAATGAAGAAACTAAATACGGATTATGAGGACTCGCTAATGAGGAGAAGTGCGGATATCAATTCTGAGGTagaaaaagatttgaaaGATAAAATGGTAAATAGAGAAGATAAAATTGATGAACTATATTCGTTTTATCAATCTGTACAGAATTATGATGAGGTATTACCTAAATTAGTAAAAAGattagaaaatttaaatgcACTTAGTATGAAATTGGATGATTCTTCGGAAGTAATACTTTCActaaatgataaaattgaatgGTTAGAAGAACAATGCAATGCATGGCAATCAACTGTGGAGATGTTGGAAACTGCTCGTGAAAGATCTGAAGGACAAGAGCAGAAATGA
- the SLH1 gene encoding RNA helicase (similar to Saccharomyces cerevisiae YGR271W | SLH1 | SKI2-Like Helicase) produces MSTAYSVHSPGSYMQAMDTMVQASANFVLSEKDLIPSSISDLPTEMDPETNTDTKVKLAVVSNDRNDWDDIFDQFNDLSFTKLDEIIAHSSSNPVSFHDSLYDEVSQKIKEIAKNKGDISGNDFLESIMQILKTEHEESALQSFLFDILGFEHFDLITTIIQDRSLIVEQAFANTKEVEHDEVFLTENDIANQVKRNRFLSQNEVLDKQQKQVKYPHVFRTYEAGNTLSMTGQKFTLPVGTTRESFNTHEEITIPHSKRRFKKLNEKLVDISDLDFFCQGTFKNYKTLNRMQSLVYPVAYNTNENMLVCAPTGAGKTDVALLTILHTIQQYAQETSEEVDIDYDEFKIVYVAPLKALAAEIVEKFSKKLGWLGIQVRELTGDMQLTKAEIMETQIIVTTPEKWDVVTRKASGDNDLVSKVKLLIIDEVHLLHEDRGSVIETLVARTLRQVESSQSMIRILGLSATLPNFIDVADFLGVNRQIGMFYFDQSFRPVPLEQVLIGCKGKAGSKQARDNIDLVSYQKLLENIREGHQVMVFVHSRKDTVKTSRTYITMAGKESQLSLFDCHDNDSYDRFAKEMTNNRSSDLKELFQYGFGTHHAGMSRSDRNLTEKMFTSGAIKVLCCTATLAWGVNLPAAVVIVKGTQVYDAKKGGFIDLGISDVIQIFGRAGRPQFEKFGTGILCTTSDRLDHYVSLITQQHPIESKFSAKLVDNLNAEISLGTVTNVEEAITWLGYTYLFVRMKQNPFTYGLSWEDVKNDPQLYDVRRNMVIKEARKLHMLQMIVFDEISMHFIPKDLGRIASDFYLLNESVEIFNQMLNPRATEADVLSMISMSSEFDSIKYREEESVELLKLLDDSVQCQIGGEVETAQGKTNILLQAYISQARINDSALASDSNYIAQNSVRICRALFLIGINRRWGRFCKAMLDICKSIEKRIWAFDHPLSQFGLPSHILQKIREKMPSVDTLLDMEPAELGELVHNKKFGPKLFRILSLFPKIDIQAEIFPITSNVVRIHASLESNFKWDHKYHGEAQFFWVFVEESDKSQILHCEKFILNRRKLNHPHEMDFMIPLSDPLPPQVVIKVVSDTWIGCESTFAISFQHLIRPHNETLQTRLLKLNPLPTSALHNELVESIYPFKYFNPMQTMVFHTLYNSNESCFVGSPTGSGKTVVAELAIWHAFKEFPGSKIVYIAPMKALVRERVNDWSKRITPVTGDRVVELTGDSIPDPKDVRDATIVITTPEKFDGISRNWQTRKFVQNVSLVIMDEIHLLASDRGPILEMIVSRMNYISSQTSKPVRLLGMSTAVSNAYDMASWLGCKNNGLYNFPSSVRPVPLKMYIDGFPDNLAFCPLMKTMNKPAFLAIKQHSPEKPVLIFVASRRQTRLTALDLIHLCGVEENPRRFLNIDDEEELQYYLSQVTDETLRLALQFGIGLHHAGLVEKDRSISHELFLNGKIQILVATSTLAWGVNLPAHLVIIKGTQFFDAKIEAYRDMDLTDILQMMGRAGRPSYDTSGTAIVYTKEAKKMFYKHFLNVGFPVESSLHKVLDDHLGAEIASGSIGTKQDAMDFLKWTFLYRRAYHNPTYYSVEGDLSEVGVNKYLSELIDSTIQNLVDSECCMLKGENNDEIEATPFLSISSYYYISHKTIRGLLRRINKNATFQDVLKWLSLAIEYNELPVRHGEVIMNVEMSAKSRYSIEQTFFDEDELPTWDPHVKAFLLLQAYLSRVELPIADYHQDTISVLDQSLRILQAYIDVASEMGYLHTVRTIIRVMQCIKQGCWYDDDFVSTLPGMTLRRFEDMSYDEHGMLVATETTVAKHINTDAIGRMGFKKLESLCNSWGVEDSLRKKFISVAMRLPVLDCIKFQEQEANDKLTLLAKHRNSKHEKEFAVYCDKFPKLQKELWFLIGYKNDELMIIKRCQPKKIKSSNEAVIICDLLIPQELQGEKLSFTLISDALDISYELKHELID; encoded by the coding sequence ATGTCTACAGCATACTCTGTTCATTCACCAGGTTCATATATGCAGGCCATGGATACCATGGTACAAGCCTCCgctaattttgttttatcaGAAAAGGATCTAATTCCGTCATCCATCTCTGATTTACCTACAGAAATGGATCCTGAAACCAACACTGATACAAAAGTAAAATTGGCTGTGGTATCTAATGATAGAAATGATTGGGACGATATTTTTGATCAATTTAACGATTTGTCATTTACTAAATTAGATGAAATTATTGCACACAGCTCTTCGAACCCAGTATCTTTTCATGACTCATTATACGACGAAGTTtcccaaaaaattaaagaaatagCCAAGAATAAAGGTGATATATCAGGAAATGACTTTTTAGAAAGTATTAtgcaaattttaaaaaccgAACACGAAGAGTCTGCTCTACAATCGTTCctttttgatatattaGGATTTGAACATTTTGACTTAATCACAACTATCATTCAAGATAGAAGTCTCATTGTTGAACAAGCATTTGCCAATACCAAAGAGGTTGAACATGATGAAGTATTTTTGACTGAAAATGATATTGCGAATCAGGTCAAAAGAAACAGGTTTTTAAGCCAAAATGAAGTTTTGgataaacaacaaaaacaggTTAAATATCCTCATGTTTTCCGCACTTATGAAGCTGGTAATACTCTTTCAATGACTGGTCAAAAATTTACTTTGCCCGTTGGCACTACTAGAGAATCTTTTAATACCCATGAAGAAATTACAATCCCACATTCCAAACGGAGGTTCAAAAAACTTAATGAAAAGCTTGTTGATATCAGTGATCtggattttttttgtcaaggtacttttaaaaattataaaactttaaataGGATGCAATCTTTGGTCTATCCTGTAGCTTATAACACTAACGAAAACATGTTAGTTTGTGCACCTACAGGTGCCGGTAAAACAGACGTTGCACTATTGACTATCTTGCATACTATACAGCAATATGCCCAAGAGACTTCTGAAGAGGTGGATATTGATTACGATGAATTCAAAATTGTCTATGTTGCTCCGTTAAAGGCCTTGGCGGCAGAAATTGTTGAAAAGTTTTCCAAGAAATTAGGGTGGCTAGGCATTCAAGTCCGTGAATTAACAGGTGATATGCAATTGACTAAAGCTGAGATTATGGAAACGCAAATTATTGTCACTACTCCAGAAAAATGGGATGTTGTTACTCGTAAAGCTAGTGGCGATAATGATTTAGTATCCAAGGTTAAATTGCTAATCATTGATGAAGTTCATTTGCTACACGAAGATAGAGGTTCTGTTATTGAAACATTAGTTGCGAGAACTTTGAGGCAAGTTGAGAGTTCCCAGTCTATGATCAGAATTCTTGGTTTATCTGCAACATTGCCAAATTTTATCGATGTTGCAGATTTTTTGGGCGTAAATAGACAAATTGgcatgttttattttgatcaAAGTTTCCGTCCTGTTCCATTAGAGCAAGTATTAATTGGTTGCAAGGGTAAAGCAGGCAGCAAACAGGCAAGGGATAATATTGATCTGGTTTCGTACCAGAAacttttggaaaatatcaGAGAAGGACACCAAGTTATGGTTTTCGTACATTCGCGTAAAGATACTGTCAAAACTAGTCGGACTTACATCACAATGGCCGGTAAAGAATCACAACTATCTTTATTTGACTGCCATGACAACGATTCCTACGATAGGTTTGCAAAAGAAATGACTAACAATAGAAGCTCTGATTTAAAAGAGTTGTTTCAATATGGGTTTGGTACGCACCATGCCGGTATGTCGAGGTCTGATCGTAACTTAACAGAAAAGATGTTTACCAGCGGTGCTATTAAAGTGTTGTGCTGTACAGCTACTTTAGCTTGGGGTGTTAATTTACCAGCAgctgttgttattgtcaAGGGTACTCAAGTTTATGATGCTAAAAAGGGTGGGTTCATTGACTTGGGTATTTCAGATGttattcaaatttttgGGCGTGCTGGTAGACCACAATTTGAGAAATTCGGTACAGGTATTTTGTGTACCACCAGTGATCGGTTGGATCATTATGTTTCCTTAATTACTCAGCAACATCCTATTGAATCCAAGTTTTCTGCAAAACTTGTTGATAATTTGAATGCTGAAATATCATTGGGCACGGTGACTAATGTGGAAGAAGCTATCACATGGCTAGGTTAtacatatttatttgttcgAATGAAGCAAAACCCTTTCACCTATGGTCTATCTTGGGAAGATGTTAAAAACGATCCTCAATTGTACGATGTTAGAAGAAATATGGTTATCAAAGAGGCTCGGAAATTGCATATGTTACAAATGATTGTTTTTGATGAAATATCCATGCATTTTATTCCAAAAGATTTGGGAAGAATTGCTTCTGACTTTTATTTGCTAAATGAAAGTGTTGAGATTTTTAATCAGATGCTAAATCCAAGAGCTACAGAAGCAGATGTTTTGTCGATGATCAGTATGAGTAGTGAATTTGATTCCATTAAATATAGGGAGGAGGAATCTGTTGAACTATTAAAATTGCTAGATGATAGCGTTCAATGTCAGATTGGTGGTGAAGTGGAAACTGCTCAAGGTAAAACGAACATTTTATTGCAGGCTTATATTTCTCAGGCCCGTATTAACGACTCTGCTTTAGCTTCAGATTCGAACTATATTGCTCAAAACTCTGTTAGGATCTGCAGAGCCTTGTTTTTAATAGGTATCAATAGAAGATGGGGGAGGTTTTGCAAGGCGATGTTAGATATATGTAAATCCATTGAAAAGCGTATTTGGGCATTTGATCATCCCTTGAGCCAGTTTGGATTACCGTCTCatattttgcaaaaaatCAGGGAGAAAATGCCAAGTGTTGATACGTTATTGGATATGGAACCTGCGGAATTGGGTGAATTGGTtcataacaaaaaatttgggCCCAAACTGTTCAGGATCTTGTCATTATTTCCCAAGATTGATATCCAAGCTGAAATTTTCCCGATCACTAGTAATGTTGTTAGAATACATGCGTCTTTGGAATCCAATTTTAAGTGGGATCACAAATATCATGGTGAAGCACAGTTTTTTTGGGTCTTTGTAGAAGAATCTGATAAATCACAAATTTTGCATTGtgaaaaattcattttAAATAGAAGAAAATTGAACCATCCTCATGAAATGGATTTTATGATTCCACTATCGGATCCCTTGCCACCACAGGTTGTAATTAAGGTTGTTAGTGATACTTGGATTGGTTGTGAAAGTACGTTTGCCATTTCCTTTCAACATTTGATTAGACCACATAATGAGACTTTGCAGACAAGATTGTTGAAATTGAACCCATTGCCAACAAGTGCTTTACATAATGAGTTGGTTGAATCTATCTATCCGTTTAAGTACTTCAATCCAATGCAAACTATGGTTTTCCACACATTGTATAATAGTAACGAGAGTTGTTTTGTTGGGTCGCCCACAGGCTCTGGTAAGACTGTAGTTGCCGAACTAGCGATATGGCATGCGTTTAAAGAATTTCCAGGTTctaaaattgtttatattgCACCAATGAAGGCTTTAGTTAGGGAAAGAGTGAATGATTGGTCTAAACGTATCACACCTGTTACAGGTGATAGAGTTGTTGAATTGACAGGTGATTCCATACCAGATCCTAAAGATGTTAGAGATGccactattgttattaccacgcctgaaaaatttgatgGTATTTCACGTAATTGGCAAACACGTAAATTTGTTCAAAACGTTTCTTTGGTTATTATGGATGAGATTCATTTGTTGGCAAGCGATAGAGGGCCGATTTTGGAAATGATTGTTAGTCGTATGAACTATATTTCTTCACAAACAAGTAAGCCGGTCAGGTTGTTGGGTATGTCTACTGCTGTTTCCAATGCATATGATATGGCTAGTTGGTTGGGATGCAAAAACAATGGGTTGTACAATTTTCCATCCAGTGTTCGTCCGGTTCCTTTGAAGATGTATATTGATGGATTTCCAGACAATTTAGCATTTTGTCCACTAATGAAAACAATGAATAAACCTGCATTTTTGGCGATAAAGCAACATTCCCCGGAAAAACCTGTTTTGATATTTGTGGCTTCCCGTAGGCAAACTAGATTAACTGCATTAGACCTGATTCACTTATGTGGTGTTGAAGAAAATCCACGTAGGTTCTTAAATATTGATGATGAGGAAGAAttacaatattatttatcacAGGTAACTGATGAAACTTTGAGATTAGCGTTACAATTTGGTATAGGTTTGCATCATGCTGGTTTGGTTGAAAAGGATCGTTCTATTTCAcatgaattatttttaaacggtaaaatacaaattttaGTGGCCACATCCACATTGGCCTGGGGTGTCAATTTACCGGCACATTTAGTTATTATCAAAGGTACCCAATTTTTTGATGCCAAAATTGAAGCTTACAGAGACATGGATTTGACtgatattttacaaatGATGGGTAGAGCTGGTAGACCTTCCTATGATACATCTGGTACAGCTATTGTTTATACAAAGGAGGCAAAAAAGATGttttataaacattttttaaatgttggTTTCCCCGTAGAGTCTTCTTTGCACAAAGTTTTAGACGACCATTTGGGTGCAGAAATAGCCTCTGGGTCGATTGGTACTAAACAGGATGCCATGGATTTCTTAAAGTGGACATTTTTATACAGAAGAGCATATCATAATCCGACATATTATTCTGTTGAGGGTGACTTGTCTGAAGTGGGagttaataaatatttgagTGAATTAATCGATAGTACTATTCAAAATTTAGTTGACAGTGAGTGTTGTATGTTGAAGGGTGAGaataatgatgaaattGAGGCCACGCCCTTTTTAAGCATCTCTtcctattattatatttcacACAAAACCATTAGAGGATTGCTAAGGcgtataaacaaaaatgctACATTTCAAGATGTGTTAAAATGGTTGAGTTTAGCTATAGAATATAATGAGCTTCCGGTTAGACATGGGGAGGTAATTATGAATGTAGAGATGTCAGCCAAATCTAGATATTCTATTGAGCAAACTTTCTTTGATGAGGACGAATTACCCACATGGGATCCACATGTTAaagcatttttattattgcaAGCTTACTTAAGCCGTGTAGAGCTTCCCATTGCAGATTATCATCAAGATACTATATCTGTATTGGATCAATCCTTGCGTATTTTGCAAGCTTATATTGATGTTGCTAGTGAAATGGGGTACTTGCACACTGTAAGAACTATTATTAGAGTTATGCAGTGTATCAAACAAGGATGCTGGTacgatgatgattttgTATCCACCTTACCTGGTATGACGTTGCGTAGATTTGAGGACATGAGTTATGATGAGCATGGTATGTTAGTTGCGACTGAAACCACAGTTGCAAAGCACATAAACACAGATGCTATTGGGAGGATGggtttcaaaaaattggaaagtTTATGCAATAGCTGGGGGGTAGAAGACAGTTTGAGGAAGAAATTTATTAGTGTTGCAATGAGATTACCAGTTTTAGATTGTATTAAATTCCAAGAACAAGAAGCTAATGACAAATTGACGTTATTGGCAAAACATAGAAATAGCAAACATGAAAAAGAGTTTGCGGTTTACTGCGATAAATTTCCCAAATTACAGAAAGAATTGTGGTTCCTAATTGGTTATAAGAACGATGAATTGATGATAATTAAAAGATGTCAACctaaaaagattaaaagtAGCAATGAAGCTGTAATCATCTGTGATCTTTTAATTCCACAAGAACTACAAGGAGAAAAATTGAGTTTTACATTGATTAGTGATGCACTCGATATATCTTATGAGTTGAAACATGAGCTTATAGATTGA